In Planctomycetota bacterium, a genomic segment contains:
- a CDS encoding enoyl-ACP reductase, which produces MGLLDGKTALIVGIANERSYAWHIARALLEHGATCAFTSLPGEKNQRRTQRAVEALPGVGEPLVAPMDAGSDEDIDAAVAAFEQRHDAMHVLVHSIAFADREYLSPGAFVETPRQAFLQAIDISAYTLLGLARRCRGALAAAGSSSVMAMSYYGAEKVVPGYNVMGVAKATLEATARYLAADLGGAGVRVNTISGGYLRTLASSAVGGTDRITEHNLERAPLKRNVEGGDVGNTAVWLASDLSAGVTGENVYVDCGVNTIGV; this is translated from the coding sequence ATGGGCCTGCTGGACGGCAAGACGGCGCTGATCGTCGGCATCGCTAACGAGCGGTCGTACGCGTGGCACATCGCCCGCGCCCTGCTCGAGCACGGCGCCACGTGCGCCTTCACCAGCCTGCCGGGCGAGAAGAATCAGCGTCGGACGCAGCGGGCCGTCGAGGCGCTGCCCGGCGTAGGCGAGCCGCTCGTTGCGCCCATGGACGCGGGCAGCGACGAGGACATCGACGCCGCAGTCGCGGCCTTCGAGCAGCGGCACGACGCGATGCACGTGCTGGTGCACTCCATCGCCTTCGCCGACCGCGAGTACCTCTCCCCCGGCGCGTTCGTCGAGACGCCGCGGCAGGCCTTCCTGCAGGCCATCGACATCTCGGCCTATACGCTGCTGGGCCTGGCGCGGCGATGCCGCGGTGCGCTCGCCGCCGCGGGCTCGAGCTCGGTGATGGCCATGAGCTACTACGGCGCGGAGAAGGTCGTGCCGGGGTACAACGTCATGGGCGTCGCGAAGGCGACGCTCGAGGCCACCGCACGCTACCTAGCGGCCGACCTGGGCGGCGCGGGCGTCCGCGTGAACACCATCTCGGGCGGCTACCTCCGCACGCTCGCGTCGTCGGCCGTCGGTGGCACCGATCGCATCACCGAGCACAACCTCGAGCGGGCCCCGCTCAAGCGGAACGTCGAGGGCGGCGACGTGGGCAACACCGCCGTCTGGCTTGCCAGCGACCTCAGCGCGGGCGTCACCGGCGAGAACGTCTACGTCGACTGCGGCGTCAACACCATCGGCGTGTAG